In the genome of Streptomyces globosus, one region contains:
- a CDS encoding DoxX family protein: MPRTPSSPALLAGFLAAMGVAHAVAPKPFDAIVPRALPGSPRLWTYASGAAELAVAAGIAHPRTRRVAGLAAAALFVGVFPANVQMAADARRRSPAHRAVAFGRLPLQVPLVLWARSVSRGAASR, from the coding sequence GTGCCGCGCACCCCTTCCTCCCCCGCGCTCCTCGCCGGCTTCCTGGCCGCGATGGGGGTGGCGCACGCCGTCGCACCGAAGCCGTTCGACGCGATCGTCCCGCGGGCGCTGCCGGGCAGCCCGCGGCTGTGGACGTACGCGAGCGGCGCGGCGGAGCTGGCGGTGGCGGCGGGGATCGCCCATCCGCGGACCCGCCGGGTCGCCGGACTGGCCGCGGCGGCGCTCTTCGTCGGGGTCTTCCCCGCGAACGTGCAGATGGCCGCCGACGCGCGCCGCCGCTCGCCCGCCCACCGGGCCGTGGCGTTCGGCCGGCTGCCGCTGCAGGTGCCGCTCGTGCTGTGGGCGCGCAGCGTCAGCCGCGGGGCGGCCTCCCGCTGA
- a CDS encoding condensation domain-containing protein: MRQFPLEMHGMAPGRVVEWRLRSTAGPEPAAETEGRRASFNQDKHFTVAEESRGADDPVASWLAVTFEVSEDLDEEAMTRALLAFVRRHEVLRCEFRRLAGELACEPIPPAELALAVHPVASFDSAPELVGFLSERFQRSIDTLAWPLFTMGAVLRPGSATVYLAFDHIVCDGLSMPIVVQEVQDAYEALRRGEQPDEQPAPSYLDFAEEQRRRYLSFGAGDARLGYWKDFIARGGGEFFPRFPLELGVEPGLMYPIVNEASPLLDAAETEVFDKACREAGGKAFMGVLAAVAVCLRDAGGPGVYRGFMPVSERGRSGWSQSVGWFVNTMPIEFDASPGRGFAEVVAGVRAGFGAMMDHIDVPFVRAWELLAPAEFAARSWPYPVNFFSYIDMRKCPGAERHADWRPASHVWSARANGVCSWFQRDAEGLHMNSIYVDTPAARHTMAAFQEALRRTVTEIARHGSFGRPIGLAAPRGPVGAALGVSGYGYAARG; the protein is encoded by the coding sequence ATGCGGCAGTTTCCTCTGGAGATGCACGGCATGGCACCGGGCCGGGTCGTCGAATGGCGGTTGCGGTCCACGGCAGGGCCGGAGCCGGCCGCTGAGACAGAGGGCAGGAGGGCGTCCTTCAACCAGGACAAGCACTTCACCGTCGCGGAGGAGAGCCGCGGCGCCGACGACCCCGTCGCCTCCTGGCTGGCGGTCACATTCGAGGTCTCCGAGGACCTCGACGAGGAGGCGATGACGCGGGCCCTCCTCGCGTTCGTCCGGCGGCACGAGGTGCTGCGGTGCGAGTTCCGGCGCCTGGCCGGCGAGTTGGCGTGCGAGCCGATCCCGCCGGCCGAACTCGCCCTCGCCGTGCACCCCGTCGCGTCCTTCGACTCGGCCCCGGAGCTGGTCGGCTTCCTGTCCGAGCGGTTCCAGCGGAGCATCGACACCCTGGCCTGGCCGCTGTTCACGATGGGCGCGGTCCTGCGCCCCGGATCGGCGACCGTCTACCTCGCCTTCGACCACATCGTGTGCGACGGCCTGTCCATGCCGATCGTGGTGCAGGAGGTGCAGGACGCGTACGAGGCGCTGCGCCGCGGCGAGCAGCCGGACGAGCAGCCGGCGCCCAGCTACCTGGACTTCGCGGAGGAGCAGCGCCGCCGCTACCTGTCCTTCGGCGCGGGCGACGCGCGGCTCGGCTACTGGAAGGACTTCATCGCCCGCGGCGGAGGCGAGTTCTTCCCCCGGTTCCCCCTCGAACTGGGCGTGGAGCCGGGCCTGATGTACCCCATCGTCAACGAGGCGTCGCCGCTGCTGGACGCCGCCGAGACGGAGGTCTTCGACAAGGCGTGCCGGGAGGCCGGCGGGAAGGCCTTCATGGGGGTGCTGGCGGCGGTGGCCGTGTGCCTGCGGGATGCCGGGGGGCCCGGCGTGTACCGGGGGTTCATGCCGGTGAGCGAGCGCGGGCGGTCGGGCTGGTCGCAGTCGGTGGGCTGGTTCGTGAACACGATGCCGATCGAGTTCGACGCCTCGCCGGGGCGGGGTTTCGCGGAGGTCGTGGCGGGGGTGCGGGCGGGGTTCGGCGCGATGATGGACCACATCGACGTGCCGTTCGTCCGGGCCTGGGAGCTGCTGGCGCCGGCGGAGTTCGCGGCCCGGTCGTGGCCGTACCCGGTGAACTTCTTCTCGTACATCGACATGCGCAAGTGCCCCGGCGCCGAGCGGCACGCCGACTGGCGGCCCGCGTCGCACGTCTGGTCGGCGCGTGCGAACGGTGTGTGCTCCTGGTTCCAGCGCGACGCGGAAGGGCTCCACATGAACTCGATCTACGTGGACACCCCGGCGGCACGCCACACCATGGCCGCGTTCCAGGAGGCGCTGCGGCGGACGGTCACGGAGATCGCACGCCACGGCTCCTTCGGCCGCCCGATCGGGCTGGCTGCCCCCCGGGGGCCGGTCGGGGCGGCGCTCGGGGTCAGCGGATACGGGTACGCCGCCCGCGGCTGA